The DNA window GCGATATTTGTGGGAATGTTCGCATTCCCTATCCATTTGGAATAGGTCCTGGTTGCTCTCTGAACGAATCATACACCATAATCTGCACTTCTTCCAAGCCATATCTAAGCAATCTCAACCTGGAGGTGCTGAACGTGTCGTTGCGAAACCGAACAGTAACCGTAAGCACGACAGTAACTCCATTTTGCAGCTCTGGAAGCCAAACAAGTTCCATCAGCAGCTGGAGATCGAACAGTTCAGATCTCGGGGGCACCCCTTTCTTCTACTCGAAAACATACAACAACTTGGCGATTTTTGGGTGCGGAAATGCTGTCCTGATTAACCAAAACGACAAGAAGATTTTATCAGGTTGCACTTCAACCTGTGAATTCAACAGTCCTGCACAAGCAATTGACACCAGTTCTTGCTATGGTGTCAATTGTTGTGAAACAACCATTCCCTTCTATCTTTCCAAATACCATCTGAACTTTACAGCTTCACGATTCAAGCTTGGAGGAACTGGAAACTGCTCTTCGGTGTTCTTGGCAGACCGAAACTGGTCACCggtgaaatttttggaatcCACGCAATCAGTTCCGGTTGTTTTGGCTTGGACTCTGGGAAGAAATGATGTCCAGGCCATTTATCGCTGCCCGTATGAGATGACCTATCTAGAGCTGGAGGCTGGTGGAAATCTTGCAACTTTTATGTGTCCAACCTGCGAATTTGGCGGAACTGACCCTCAAGAGATCAACCCCTATCTACAAGAACAATGTGGCCCAAGTACGGTTTAAGCAAACAAATTTTGATAGTAGTTGTCATTATTGTACAAATTTGCAATTGCATGAGATTAAATCGGACTTAGCAAATGTGTTTAACACTTTTTGGTTTGTTCTTGGAAGGATTCATTGTGGACCCGGAGCCGGGGAGGAGAAACTTGAAAGCGGCTCTTTTCGGTAAGACTAAGacaacacccccccccccccccaccaaaacaaaaacaaccaacaagaaaaaaaacataaaacCCCCTTTTTTGATTACTTTCTCTGCTTCATAATGACAAAATATGGTATCTTTTCTGCTACAATTCTTAGAAATCAGAATAAATGAGGATAATGAATTACATTTGTTTGTAAAATAAACGGTTTTTGTACCCACTTTGGTTCATTTCTTCCCTTGGAAaacaaaaacccaaaaaaaaaagagaaagaaaataaaagaaaatgaaaacaaggatCGTGCATGGTATGGGGTAATAGTCAAAGCAGTCCTACTGCAAAGTGGAATccataaatgaagaaaattgaCCGTCAAactaaattgataataatataTGTGGAAAAGATGTCAAATTGTCAACTATGGAGGCTCTCAAGAAAATGCTTCTTTGACAACTGTgtttttcttgtagtgtattTTGTCCTTCTCGGTACTCATCTTGCGTGGCGCATCCGAGTTCACAATTTTAAAGTATTTGTCGGTGgttcctgtttttttttttttcagttctcTCCCAACCTCtgttttaattttctttaacTTTAATTAATTTCTAGATTTAATATAAgtgtaaattttatatacactgacaataTATACACAATCAATGATTAGATGCACGACACATCTGcaataaaattttatatacattgacaATATATACACAATCAATGATTAGATGCATGACACATCTGCAAGATTAGATGGACCTTTAGATGCACTTATATCACTAAActgtactttttttttcatgaatgtGCATGTATACCGAGCATAGTTTTGTGAGGATGATTTAGTCATaaattttttagttattttaattTGTGAATACTAACCATATACCCCATCCATAAATTTTCCAAAACTAACACCCttgtttgtaaaatttatcCATGTTCTTTGCACACTGTTCTATTTGTATACATTTTCATTTCTAAAATAGAGTACATTAGATCTGCTTCTTGATATTCAACAAGTCTTATATAGTTGAATGTTGTTATTATGGCACCATGCTGGACTTTTGCAGGTGTTTTCGCTGGCATAGGCGTCTTAATTTTCATAGCTATCAGTTTTACCTCGTACAAACTAGTAAAAAGGAGGAGGGacaaaatgatcaaagaaaaatttttcaaaagaaatgGTGGACTTTTATTACAGCAGCAGCTATCTGCTGATGATAGGGTTATCAACAAAACAAGGATTTTCACTGCTAAAGAATTGGACAAGGCCACTGATCACTTCAATGAAAATCGAGTGCTCGGTCGAGGAGGGCAAGGTACAGTCTACAAAGGGATGCTAGCAGATGGAAATCTTGCAGCAATAAAGAAGTCTAAGAAGGTTGATGAAAGCCAATTGGGGGAATTTATTAACGAGGTTGTCATTCTGTCACAAGTCAATCATAGGAATGTGGTGAAATTACTAGGTTGTTGTTTGGAGACAGAAGTTCCTATACTGGTGTATGAATTAATCCCGAATGGAACCCTCTTCAGACTCATTCACAATGAGAATGATGATGAGTTCCCCTTCACTTGGAGCTTGAGATTAAGAATGGCAGCAGAAGTAGCAGGGGCATTGGCTTATCTACACTCCGCCACTTCTGTTCCTATTTATCACAGGGATATCAAGTCCAGCAACATACTTTTGGACGAAAAGTACATATCCAAAGTGTCTGATTTTGGAACTTCGAGGTCTGTTTCGATTGATAAAACTCACTTTACTACTATGGTGAAAGGGACTTTTGGCTATTTGGATCCCGCGTACTTTCAATCAAGCCAGTTTACGGAGAAAAGTGATGTTTACAGCTTTGGGGTTGTTCTGGTCGAACTCTTGACAAGAAAAAAGCCGGTATCATCAGAATTAGAAGAAGATAGTCACTTGAGCTTGGCAACAAGGTTTTTGATAACAATGGATGAAAATCGTCTCAACGGCATTCTCGATCCTGAACTTCAAGATCAGAGGACTGAAGAAGAAGTTGTTGCTGTTGCTAAACTTGCTCAAAGATGCCTTAACTTGAATGGGAAGAAAAGGCCCACTATGAAGGAAGTAGCCACTGAGTTAGACAGCATCAAAATGTCAGCAAATCAGTCAACTAATCAAGCAAATTATGAAAGCCAAGGATTCAAGAAGGAAGGCTCTAAATCAGTTGCATTTTCTGATAATTATCCTTCGTGGACAAGTACAGGAACCAATTGCATCACCTGAAGTTCAGCGGCCTAGCCAGATACAAACACATTTTGATTATACATCAAATCTTGGTCC is part of the Coffea eugenioides isolate CCC68of chromosome 6, Ceug_1.0, whole genome shotgun sequence genome and encodes:
- the LOC113773114 gene encoding wall-associated receptor kinase-like 1, which encodes MLSRMSPMSVSFLLFFLAWIITFPVSPTVGSLAKPGCSDICGNVRIPYPFGIGPGCSLNESYTIICTSSKPYLSNLNLEVLNVSLRNRTVTVSTTVTPFCSSGSQTSSISSWRSNSSDLGGTPFFYSKTYNNLAIFGCGNAVLINQNDKKILSGCTSTCEFNSPAQAIDTSSCYGVNCCETTIPFYLSKYHLNFTASRFKLGGTGNCSSVFLADRNWSPVKFLESTQSVPVVLAWTLGRNDVQAIYRCPYEMTYLELEAGGNLATFMCPTCEFGGTDPQEINPYLQEQCGPRFIVDPEPGRRNLKAALFGVFAGIGVLIFIAISFTSYKLVKRRRDKMIKEKFFKRNGGLLLQQQLSADDRVINKTRIFTAKELDKATDHFNENRVLGRGGQGTVYKGMLADGNLAAIKKSKKVDESQLGEFINEVVILSQVNHRNVVKLLGCCLETEVPILVYELIPNGTLFRLIHNENDDEFPFTWSLRLRMAAEVAGALAYLHSATSVPIYHRDIKSSNILLDEKYISKVSDFGTSRSVSIDKTHFTTMVKGTFGYLDPAYFQSSQFTEKSDVYSFGVVLVELLTRKKPVSSELEEDSHLSLATRFLITMDENRLNGILDPELQDQRTEEEVVAVAKLAQRCLNLNGKKRPTMKEVATELDSIKMSANQSTNQANYESQGFKKEGSKSVAFSDNYPSWTSTGTNCIT